The nucleotide sequence GTCCTGCCCGCCCCAATAGCCGCCCATATTGAGGGTGAGCCCTTCGATCGGTTCAATGTCGAGATTGGCCAGAAAATTCCACTCGTCGCGCTCCTCGAATGTATCCGGTCCCGAGATACGATACTCCGGTCCCACGCCGCTGAAGTCGCGGCTCCAGTTGTATTGCTCGTTGAACTCGTTGCGCAGCTCTCCGCCGTAAGCGATGCCGCTGAGATCATCGTAAAGATACTGCGTGCCGGTGCCGCCGTAGCGGGTGTTGGCGCGTTGGTATTCCAGAAATATATTGGTGGACGACCAGGGCGAGTAGTCGATCTGACCGACCAGATAATCCAGGTCCTTGGTGCGGAAATCGGTCCAGTGCTCCCTCTCCTCCTGCGCCAGGCCGATCCGATATCGCAAATCACCCGGAATCCAGGACGCCGCCAATGGACCGGTGGTTTCCGCCGTGAATCGCTTGAAACCAAAATTGCCCATCGACGCGCTGAGCGTGGTTTTCTGCTCCGGCAACGGTCGCTCGGGGATGATGTTCACGATGCCCGAAAGCACGCCGATACCGTAGAGGAGCGACGACGGACCGCGGACCACTTCGAGCCGCTCGTAATTCAAAGAATCGAGAACACCACCCAGCGTCACGCCATATTCGGAAACCGTGCCCCCTACGCGAAATCCCATGCGGTTTTGAAACTGCACATTATACCCGCGAATGCTGATCGCATTGCTAAAGGATCCTCCCAACCCGCCTCTCGTCGAGGGTGAGAGTTCGGCCGAGTAACTGGCATTGGCTCCCCGGGAATTGTCTCCGGAACTCTCCCGGTTCTCGTCGGTGAAGACCCCGGAAGTATAACTCAGCGCTTCCTCAAAGTCGGTGGCCGCCAGGTCATCCACGAATTCCGCCGTGATGACCTCCAAGGGCATGGGCAGATCCTGGATCGCGGTATTGAGACTTGTGCCGGAGATGGAATTCGTGGCCCGGTAGCCTTTGTCCTCGCTTACATCGACGCTAAAAACCGATAGCATCACGATGTCTTCTTCGGACACTTCTTTCGTATTAGCAGATTCTGTAGTAACCTGAGCGTTGGCGCTGGCCACCGCTAATAGACAAGTCGAACCAAGCGCAAATGCGCGGCCAAAATGTGAGAACATGGGCTTAAGGGGCAATGTGTGGTAATGCCGAGGGGGTAGAAACTTTTGAGGAGAGGTATCTCCAGAGTTAATAATTATTAGTGTTGGGCGGTTTTTACTGTCAACTCTTATCTACCGTTGGTTAACGGTTATTTACGCCACTTTGACGCTATTTTTCGGGTAATTATATATATTTATCAGCAGTTCCAGTAATCCTTCTGGGCATATGATATTTCATTGAGGCCAACCGGATCTGCTTCACTCGCATACCTCCAATAAGTCATGCTTATGATATCCGGGTTGCAATTTGCCGCCTTCGCACTTTGACCATCAGGCAAGGCCCGCATCAGAAGCGCTTTAGCGCTATGTTAACCAGAGCTCCCAACTGCATTAACCAAAGGTTGTATTATTCGCCGAAGTGTCGTTTCAGGGACGGACCTTTCGACCCATTGCGGCCTCAAACAGCTAAACGTATCCCTGTTCACTCTCACCCGGTGCATTTCGCTTTCATGAATGCTTTTCATTTATGCGGGATTCATGCGCTTCACAGTCATACGGGGATGAGACGACCCCGTGAGTCTGCCCCCCTCCCAGCCAGAGCCTCGCGCCAGCGCGTCTGCCGAAGATCTTGGCCAACGGAACAACGCGAAGAAACAATCTTTGTGCCCAAACCCTCCTTAACGGTCACAATTCAACTCATAAAAAAGGCGGCGTTCAAAAACGCCGCCCTTCGCTGTCATTTCGGAGCGATCTTTGACCGGAGTGGATATCCCGATGACGCCCCCTGCTCTCCCTCCCGCCCTACCTCAGGCCTAACGCACTTCGTAGACCTCGATCAGAGCGACTCCCGAGCCGCCGTCGGCACCGGTGAGTTGCACGGTGTAGGCACCGGGACTCAGTGTGGCGATGATCGCGGCGTCGGCACTTCCATCTGCGAGGCCGAAGGCCCCCAACGCCGCAGCGGCGGATGCAATTTCAGTGGCTTGGCTGGAATCGCCCCAATTGTCGTTGGCAAAGATGGCGGTCGTGCCTCCGCTGGGAATCACCGAGATCTTGGGATCGGCCATCGTTCCCGTCACGCCGAAGCCGGCCAGCGCCGGCCCCACGCCGCGAATCAAGACGCGGCGCGGCTGATCCCGAATGACGAATCCACCTGTCAGGGTTTCATCGGCGGTTCCCGCATAGGCGCGGGTCGCAATATTGGCGATGGCGCCCTCGCCGACCTCGGGCAGGTTATTCGCCTTCACCTTACGAATCTTGGCGTCCTGCTTGGTGGTGAAATACAGTTCCCCGGCTTCGTCGGTGCCGAAACGCAGATCCGTGCGAGATGCGGCCACCCGCTGCAACAACGTGCGGTTCGTGCCATTGTGGGTGAGCCTGAGCTCTTTGATTTCGGCTTGGGCCCCAAGCGTGAGACTGTCGGCATCGACGTAGAATACACGTCCGTTGACGATATCGCCAAAGACCAGCTTGCCCTGCAGTTGCGGCACTTTTTCCCCGCGATAGACTTGGCCGCCGGCAATGGCCCGACCCTCGTCGTGGTCATACCATGCCACGGGGTAAATATAACCAAACTCCGCGTCGTTGGCCGGGAGTGGCAGCACCGTATCGGGATCGACTTCCGGCTGCAGCACAAAGGTGCCTTCACGACTGCTGTAGCCATAGTCGCCCCCGGCTTGAATCAGGTTGATCTCCTCCCCGTTGCGTTCGCCGATATCGAACAAAAACAGGCGGTCCGCGTTGGCCGGATCCCAGGCAATGCGATGCGGGTTGCGGAAGCCCCAGGCGTAGATTTCGCCGAGGGTCGCCGCGTCGCCGTCGTTCACAAACGGATTGGTCGCGGGCACCCCGTAGCGACCGTTGGTGGCGTTGGTGCCAAGGGGATCGATTCGCACGAGCGTGCCATTCACGCTGTCGAGCCGATGCGCCGAGGTGGGCGCTTCGCCCGCCACGGCTTCACCGTCGCCGACACAGATGTAGAGCAGGCCGTAATCCTCATGATCGGCGGTGGCGAACGGGTTGAATGCGATGTCCTGCACGTTGTGCACGAACCGCGCGTATTCGATGCGCATCACTTCGCGACGGGTGCCACTGAAGGTGTTCGCGAGCGGATTGCTCGCGGTCCACTCCAGGATGACACTTTGCACGGCCGGAGTCTCGCCGATCGGATTCACGAAATCCGCCACGCCCGAACCGGCGGGTTCCGTATGCGCCGTATAAAACTTACCGTTCGTCGCGAATTGCGGATGAAAGGCGAACGAGTGAAACCCCGTGCCCAGGCGCGGGGTGTTGATGAAATTGGGGAGCTCAACCGTGAGGTCGAGATACGTCGTGCGGGCATCGCCGTTGAAGGCATACATGGGGCCGTTGAGGTCGCACACGAAGATGCGCTCAGAGCCATCGTAGGCCGGCTTCATCACGGACAAACGCGCGCGCGGCGAACCGGAGTTCGTCGCCGGAGCGGTCAGCCAGTCCTCCACTTCGACCGTGATATCCCCAAACACGATGGGGTCCGGCAGCGGATTGTTTTGAGCGGAGAGAACCGCAGCGCATAGCGCTGTAGTGAGAGACCAAATACCGGGGCGAACGTAGGAAAGCACTGTGTGGGGATAATTGAGGGGGAATAAGAAAAAGGCGGGTGGCCGCGACCGTGCGCGGACCACCCGCCCATGATTGGTTCAGGCTAGCTGAGAATTCTACGGTGTCTTAGCGGACTTCGTAGACCTCGATGAGAGCCACTCCCGTGCCGCCAGCGGTGGCACTGCCCACCTGCACCGTGTAGGAACCCGGATTGAGCGTCACGACCATGGCGGCGTCAGCGCTGCCAGCATCAAGCGGGAAGGCGCCCAAGGTCGAAGCGCTGGACGTGATCTCGGCGGCTACCGAGGAATCACCCCAGTTGTCGTTCGTGAAGATCGCTTCGGTGCCACCACCCGGGAAGACCGAAATGGTCGGGTCAACGATCGTGCCGGCGACACCGAAGCCACCGAGGGTCGGGCCCACTCCACGGATGAGCACGCGACGCGGATTGTCGCGAATCACGAAACCAGCGGTGAGCACCTGGTCACCCGTGCCGGCAAAGGCGCGGGTGGCGATGTTGGCCAGATAGCCGGTGCCGACCGAGCCGATGTTGCCATCCGGCGTCGTGCCCACGGGCGTGGAGCCCGGGGTGGAGATGTTCTCTCCGGAGAGATCGACGTAGATGTCGTCGAAGAGCATGTTGTCGATGGCCTTGGGGGACAAAGCGCTACCCGCGGTCATCCGGGCGTAGAAACGGTTTTGCGCATCCGTGGAGTTGGAACGGAAGTCGGCACCGGACGCGATTTTGGTCGCGGTGGGGTAAACATTTCCGCCCTTGACCCAGAGGTCATAGGTGTTGGCCGGGGTATCGATAACGATCCACAGTTCATACCACTTGCCGGCTTCCGTCGAGCTGCCTGCCACCTCGGTGTAGGACCCATCATGGTAGTCAATGATGGTGTCGGCTTCGATGCGGAAGATGGAGGAGAAATCTCCGTAAGCGGCGGGCACCGCGACGTGGGTGGTGCCGATCACGATGTCGACGATGTCACCCTTCTTGGCGATACGCGTGTAGACCGTGCCTTTGCCGGCGATGGCAGGAAACGGCAGGTCGAACCACGTGTTGTTCGTGTCGGTGCCGTTGGCGAACACGCCCGGAGTGAGTTCGAGCACTTTGTTGCCCGCCTCGTAGGGATCATCAATGACGGTGATGCTGCCGTTGCCGCCGTCGGCGATGATGGGGCTGGTGCCAAAGGTAATGCCATCGGTTCCGCCGGTTTCAAACGTGTGGACCGCCTCGAATTCAGCGAAGGCCGCGGAGGCTACGCTCAAAGAAAGCAGAGCGGCGAGTAGTTGTGTTTTTTTCATGGTATGGTTACTTTTTATTGGGGTGGGAAACATGAGGTATGGGCGCTCGAACGGAGCCGGACGCGGTCCTCAAAATGTGAAAGCGTCAGAACGACATCCGCGCACTGAATCGCACGGAGCGCGGCGCGTGATAGAGCACCGAACGGCGGCGCTCGATTCCGCCCGTGTTGACATTGGTGTATTCGACTTCGGAGTAGTCCTTCTGGTCGTCGAGCAGGTTGTAAACGTTGAGGGCGAAGCGCCACGAGGTGTCGCCCCACTTCGTCGTATAAACGAGACCGGTATCGAACTCGATGCGCTTCTCGATGGGCGGGGTCGGGTAAAGATTAGCCGCCAGATTGGAACCGCCGACCTGCACGGCCGTGGCTTGCGGACCGATGTATTTGGCCCCGAACAACAGCGAGAGGTTGCGCAGCGGACCATTCACAATCGTGTATTTGCTCCAGAATGACGCTTCGTCCTTGGCGCCGAAGAAGAGACTGGTGCCCTGCAATCCGCCGGTCGCGGAATCCGCCGGCACGATGTTGGAGGACGACACGGGTTGACCGTCCCGCAGGATCACGTCGGGGATGCCATCACCGTTGTTGTCCACTTCCTCGAGGCCGAATGCGGCCCGGCCGAGGGTGCGCACCCAGATGTCATACTCCGTGCCAAATTCAGTGCCGGAAACCTGGTCAATCGCGGGCACCAAATCAAATGGCGAGCTCACACTGCGGGCCGTGTGGGCGAAGTTCAGAATCATCTGCCAGTTTTCGATCGGTGAATAGATGACCTGGAAATCGAATCCTTTGGCCTTGTCACCGAAAGTGACGTTGGCACCCGCGTTACCGCTGGCGCTTTGACCGGCGTAGGTGCCCGTGATGCGGGCGTAACGAATCGGATCAAAATCCCCGTTGTTGGTGGAACGAGAATG is from Synoicihabitans lomoniglobus and encodes:
- a CDS encoding PQQ-dependent sugar dehydrogenase, with product MLSYVRPGIWSLTTALCAAVLSAQNNPLPDPIVFGDITVEVEDWLTAPATNSGSPRARLSVMKPAYDGSERIFVCDLNGPMYAFNGDARTTYLDLTVELPNFINTPRLGTGFHSFAFHPQFATNGKFYTAHTEPAGSGVADFVNPIGETPAVQSVILEWTASNPLANTFSGTRREVMRIEYARFVHNVQDIAFNPFATADHEDYGLLYICVGDGEAVAGEAPTSAHRLDSVNGTLVRIDPLGTNATNGRYGVPATNPFVNDGDAATLGEIYAWGFRNPHRIAWDPANADRLFLFDIGERNGEEINLIQAGGDYGYSSREGTFVLQPEVDPDTVLPLPANDAEFGYIYPVAWYDHDEGRAIAGGQVYRGEKVPQLQGKLVFGDIVNGRVFYVDADSLTLGAQAEIKELRLTHNGTNRTLLQRVAASRTDLRFGTDEAGELYFTTKQDAKIRKVKANNLPEVGEGAIANIATRAYAGTADETLTGGFVIRDQPRRVLIRGVGPALAGFGVTGTMADPKISVIPSGGTTAIFANDNWGDSSQATEIASAAAALGAFGLADGSADAAIIATLSPGAYTVQLTGADGGSGVALIEVYEVR